From the genome of Fimbriimonadaceae bacterium, one region includes:
- a CDS encoding MCP four helix bundle domain-containing protein yields MKFKNLKIVAKLGLGFGICVATTVFLGLFSIVRLGALDDSTKALQSDSLVAFQALSQMTGSSSTIEGLGYRHLATKDHAAKKEIESLIKEELTALHKSFDGYDTSIALDEDRKMFDALKTKWEECEKLESALVAASVSNDAAKQAATLKQLDGAYSTFRKDLEALEKWNLERADSLTAAADATYKESALEVWIMLAVAIIAAIASCFFVTRSVKLPLALVVNRMHSLQTICMSALRSGIEALAQGDLVKHVKTGTTAVPYESKDEIGQVASSFNSLLTDLQSTVDSFDEARSNLRALVGDVSRTADSVANSSDSLNNTTHQANGTSEEIAQTIQQVACAANESAQTSTQIASGSEQLAIGATEASAAMEKLDTAVQSVQKGSQDQQLAAAKANEIAMEGGQAVQQTISSMERISKQVSLSEDAIRELGDKQAQIGAIVQAIDEIAEQTNLLALNAAIEAARAGEHGRGFAVVAEEVRKLAERSSTSTKEIADLIKSVREGVEKAIESMTASALEVSEGSKSSDAAKAALVEILDGIANVQTLAEQNSQLVDGMASDARIVTDAISNVASVSEETAAGAQEMSASAEEMAAATQQAAAAVQEQTASIGEVSRMAMDLKDASAQLQSMVSAFKIDGESETPDLRLAA; encoded by the coding sequence ATGAAGTTTAAGAATCTCAAAATCGTCGCAAAGCTAGGGTTGGGCTTCGGCATTTGCGTCGCTACTACTGTATTTTTGGGTCTGTTTAGCATCGTGAGACTCGGCGCACTTGACGACAGCACCAAGGCCCTCCAATCAGACAGTCTTGTCGCCTTTCAAGCCCTATCGCAGATGACTGGGAGTTCATCCACGATTGAAGGACTGGGCTACCGACACCTCGCTACTAAGGATCATGCTGCCAAGAAAGAGATCGAATCGCTTATAAAGGAAGAACTTACAGCTCTGCATAAGAGCTTCGATGGCTACGACACATCCATCGCACTAGATGAAGATCGTAAGATGTTCGATGCTCTTAAGACCAAGTGGGAAGAATGTGAAAAACTTGAGTCAGCTCTCGTCGCGGCTAGTGTCAGCAACGACGCTGCAAAGCAAGCAGCTACCCTTAAGCAGCTTGATGGCGCTTACAGTACATTCCGAAAAGATCTTGAGGCCCTTGAAAAGTGGAACCTTGAGCGCGCTGATAGCCTCACTGCTGCAGCCGACGCGACCTATAAGGAGTCTGCTCTTGAAGTTTGGATCATGCTCGCAGTTGCGATTATTGCCGCGATCGCTTCCTGCTTCTTTGTGACTCGATCGGTCAAGCTTCCGCTTGCACTTGTCGTGAACAGGATGCACTCCCTTCAGACGATTTGTATGTCGGCTCTGAGGAGCGGCATCGAAGCTCTGGCACAGGGTGATCTGGTCAAGCACGTTAAGACAGGGACGACGGCCGTGCCTTACGAGAGCAAGGATGAGATTGGGCAGGTTGCATCCAGCTTTAACTCGTTGTTGACTGATCTGCAGTCAACTGTTGATTCCTTTGACGAAGCAAGATCAAATCTGCGAGCGCTCGTAGGCGACGTGTCCCGAACGGCGGATTCTGTCGCGAACTCAAGCGATTCGCTAAACAACACCACTCACCAAGCGAACGGGACATCCGAAGAGATCGCTCAAACCATCCAGCAGGTTGCATGCGCTGCAAACGAAAGCGCTCAGACCAGCACTCAGATTGCGAGTGGCAGCGAGCAACTCGCCATCGGAGCAACGGAAGCAAGCGCAGCGATGGAGAAGCTTGACACAGCAGTCCAGTCTGTCCAAAAGGGCAGTCAGGATCAGCAACTTGCCGCCGCAAAGGCAAACGAGATTGCAATGGAAGGCGGACAAGCCGTTCAGCAGACCATCTCCAGCATGGAGCGCATTTCAAAGCAGGTCTCGTTGTCCGAAGATGCCATCCGCGAACTCGGCGACAAGCAGGCTCAGATCGGAGCCATCGTACAGGCTATCGACGAAATTGCTGAGCAGACAAACCTGCTTGCTCTTAACGCAGCTATCGAAGCCGCTCGTGCTGGAGAGCACGGTCGAGGATTCGCCGTTGTTGCCGAAGAGGTTCGCAAGCTTGCCGAGCGGTCGAGTACCAGCACCAAGGAGATTGCCGACCTCATCAAGAGCGTTCGCGAAGGGGTTGAAAAGGCAATCGAGTCCATGACCGCAAGCGCACTTGAGGTCAGCGAAGGATCGAAGTCCAGCGATGCCGCGAAGGCCGCTCTGGTGGAGATTCTTGATGGCATCGCCAACGTCCAGACTCTTGCTGAGCAGAACAGCCAGCTCGTAGACGGAATGGCAAGCGATGCCCGCATCGTGACCGATGCGATTTCGAACGTCGCTTCCGTCAGCGAAGAGACTGCCGCAGGTGCACAAGAGATGAGCGCCTCTGCAGAAGAGATGGCAGCCGCCACTCAGCAAGCAGCAGCAGCCGTACAGGAGCAGACGGCAAGCATCGGTGAAGTCAGCCGAATGGCGATGGACCTCAAGGATGCTTCTGCACAACTCCAATCCATGGTGAGCGCATTCAAGATCGACGGCGAGTCTGAAACGCCCGATCTGCGATTAGCCGCCTAA
- a CDS encoding Gfo/Idh/MocA family oxidoreductase, whose translation MHPDTLPTGHPTVGERRSYGTLPESERFGIGVLGLHEGHTMLVALRASGLCKAVAGCDLSPGKRGAALGAAPEIRIFDDYDAMLKMPEVKIVAIYTPDHLHAEHIEKAFRAGKHVICTKPLINDFASAPALKKVAEETGMRLQVGQSTRFYEPMQRQRELFEAGHFGEVEVLDAHYNHRMDWWYEKSPWTVDNTHWAYLGMSHPLDLMRWYLGPIREVHAFGTTTELGRKYGMKTPDAIVVNLIAENGKIGRVLGNYGIHELPTGRSMIECWLMGSKGSSVARYPDLRFTYHDGRGVEIEEDYHHAMAGYYYRHELKGMHFGEFCNYADYFASCLLSGKPNSPDLSEGLETLALMAAVVESLESGKSVAVGGK comes from the coding sequence ATGCACCCTGACACACTCCCTACCGGACACCCCACCGTTGGCGAACGACGATCCTATGGCACCCTTCCCGAATCCGAACGGTTTGGGATCGGCGTTTTGGGCTTGCATGAAGGCCACACAATGCTAGTTGCCCTTCGCGCAAGTGGGTTGTGCAAAGCCGTCGCCGGGTGTGACTTATCGCCGGGGAAGCGTGGAGCGGCGCTGGGGGCTGCACCAGAGATTCGGATTTTCGACGATTACGACGCGATGCTGAAAATGCCGGAGGTCAAGATCGTGGCGATCTACACACCCGACCATCTCCACGCCGAACATATTGAAAAGGCGTTTCGGGCCGGAAAGCATGTGATCTGCACGAAACCGCTCATCAACGACTTCGCCTCCGCGCCAGCTTTGAAGAAGGTCGCCGAGGAGACCGGGATGCGGCTGCAGGTGGGGCAGTCCACCCGGTTTTACGAGCCGATGCAGCGGCAGAGGGAGCTTTTTGAAGCGGGGCATTTTGGGGAGGTTGAGGTGCTGGACGCGCACTACAACCACCGGATGGATTGGTGGTACGAAAAGAGTCCATGGACGGTGGACAACACCCACTGGGCATACCTGGGAATGAGCCATCCGCTGGACCTGATGCGCTGGTATCTGGGGCCGATCCGCGAGGTCCACGCCTTCGGCACCACTACCGAGCTTGGCAGGAAGTACGGCATGAAGACCCCCGACGCAATTGTGGTCAACCTGATCGCGGAGAATGGGAAGATCGGGCGGGTGCTGGGCAACTACGGCATTCATGAGCTGCCGACCGGGCGGTCGATGATCGAGTGTTGGCTGATGGGGTCTAAGGGTTCCTCCGTGGCGCGGTATCCCGATCTGCGGTTTACGTATCACGACGGTCGGGGCGTGGAGATTGAAGAGGATTATCACCACGCAATGGCGGGCTATTACTATCGGCACGAGCTGAAGGGGATGCACTTCGGCGAGTTCTGCAACTACGCCGACTACTTTGCGTCCTGCCTGCTCAGCGGCAAACCGAACTCCCCAGACTTGAGCGAGGGGCTGGAAACCCTGGCGTTGATGGCCGCGGTGGTGGAGAGTTTGGAGTCGGGGAAGAGTGTGGCGGTGGGAGGGAAGTGA
- a CDS encoding family 20 glycosylhydrolase, giving the protein MLAALLASTLIVQTPNELGSLIPKPAAMSLREGSFRLTELTRVEADRPLGQVSSKLIDDLSRVIGSRINRGIASSSTRTTVRLKLDSTQTNLGDEGYTLNITPNDITIVGKEPAGVFFGAQTLRQMLFGKSGRSVYLPALSITDSPRFKWRGMHLDVSRHFFTVKEIKKYIDYLAEFKFNVFHWHLIDDGGWRMESKKYPKLTEIGAWRTKREGEVWNYGNIEFPGKGSGKPLYGGFYTQDQIKEIVKYAGDRFITVVPEIELPGHCLPAMAAYPEVSCSIDKSPERPYRALAYCAGKERTFEFLQDILDETMALFPSKVIHIGGDEVDKFYWSRCPDCQKRKADEGLKDEHELQSYFVKRVEKYLNSKGRVLMGWDEILEGGLAPNAQVMSWRGVAGGIEAAKSGHDVVMSPTSHCYFDYGYEGTSTQHVYSYEPVPSELFGEEAERVLGAQANVWTEWMPDFSRVEYMIFPRMLAMAEVLWSPKAVRNWEDFSGRLDGYYPRLDELKVNVYAGLPAAAANLVIFKEKAEIKLTEPRIAGIELRYTTDGTEPTSRSRRYTGPIVVTEDTTVSAAYFRNGKMQETPVVVRAMKPVSLVGPTDALPGMKLRRFMPASGERFDKTPNFTKLTPAEESHVTTFDFTPYRDMPSFALQYKALIKIEQEGVYTFTTGSDDGSKLWIDGALVVNNDYAQGYTERSGKAYLLPGWYRLELGYFEQREARRLAAFVEGPGMGRTDLMKVAVVGG; this is encoded by the coding sequence ATGCTTGCCGCGCTGCTCGCCTCCACCCTGATCGTCCAAACTCCCAACGAGCTTGGTTCGCTCATCCCCAAGCCCGCCGCCATGTCCTTGCGCGAAGGCTCCTTCCGCCTGACCGAGCTCACACGGGTCGAGGCCGACAGGCCGCTTGGACAAGTCTCCAGCAAGCTGATCGACGACCTCAGCCGCGTGATCGGCAGCCGGATCAACCGCGGCATCGCCAGCTCGTCAACGCGCACAACCGTACGCCTGAAGCTCGACAGCACCCAGACAAACCTTGGAGACGAGGGCTACACGCTGAACATCACCCCCAACGATATCACCATCGTCGGTAAGGAGCCCGCCGGTGTCTTCTTTGGCGCTCAAACCCTGCGCCAAATGCTCTTCGGCAAGTCGGGCCGATCCGTTTACCTTCCCGCGCTCAGCATCACCGACAGCCCCCGTTTCAAATGGCGCGGCATGCATCTGGACGTCTCTCGGCACTTCTTCACCGTCAAGGAGATCAAGAAGTACATCGACTATCTCGCCGAATTCAAGTTCAACGTCTTCCACTGGCACCTCATCGACGACGGAGGCTGGCGGATGGAGTCGAAGAAGTACCCGAAGCTGACCGAGATCGGCGCGTGGCGGACCAAGCGCGAAGGCGAGGTCTGGAACTACGGCAACATCGAGTTTCCGGGGAAGGGCTCCGGCAAGCCGCTTTATGGCGGGTTCTACACGCAGGACCAGATCAAAGAGATCGTGAAGTATGCGGGCGACCGCTTTATCACGGTCGTGCCGGAGATCGAGCTGCCTGGGCACTGCCTCCCCGCGATGGCGGCCTATCCCGAAGTCTCCTGCTCCATCGACAAGTCCCCCGAGCGGCCTTATCGCGCGCTGGCGTACTGCGCCGGGAAGGAGCGGACGTTCGAGTTCTTGCAGGATATCCTGGACGAGACGATGGCGCTCTTCCCTTCGAAAGTCATTCACATCGGTGGGGACGAGGTTGATAAGTTCTACTGGTCGCGCTGCCCCGACTGCCAGAAGCGCAAGGCCGACGAAGGGCTGAAGGACGAACACGAGCTGCAGAGCTACTTCGTCAAGCGCGTCGAGAAGTATCTGAACTCCAAGGGTCGTGTGCTGATGGGTTGGGACGAAATCTTAGAAGGAGGGCTGGCACCCAATGCGCAGGTCATGTCTTGGCGCGGCGTGGCGGGAGGCATCGAAGCCGCCAAGTCGGGGCACGACGTGGTGATGTCGCCCACGTCCCACTGCTACTTCGACTACGGCTATGAGGGCACGTCGACGCAGCACGTCTACAGCTACGAGCCGGTGCCGTCGGAGCTTTTTGGGGAGGAGGCCGAGCGCGTGCTGGGCGCTCAGGCAAACGTCTGGACCGAGTGGATGCCCGACTTTTCCCGCGTGGAATACATGATCTTCCCGCGAATGCTCGCGATGGCGGAGGTGCTTTGGAGCCCGAAAGCCGTCCGGAACTGGGAAGACTTCAGCGGTCGGCTCGACGGTTACTATCCCCGTCTGGACGAGCTCAAAGTGAACGTCTACGCGGGCCTGCCTGCCGCCGCCGCGAATCTCGTCATCTTCAAAGAAAAAGCCGAAATCAAACTCACCGAGCCGAGAATCGCCGGCATCGAGCTGCGCTACACCACCGACGGCACGGAACCGACGAGCCGCAGCCGCCGATACACCGGCCCGATCGTCGTCACTGAAGACACCACGGTCTCGGCGGCATACTTCCGCAACGGCAAGATGCAGGAGACGCCTGTAGTGGTCAGGGCGATGAAGCCGGTCTCGCTTGTTGGGCCGACCGACGCTCTCCCCGGGATGAAGCTGCGCAGGTTCATGCCCGCGTCCGGCGAACGATTTGACAAGACCCCCAACTTCACCAAACTCACGCCCGCTGAGGAGTCTCATGTGACGACTTTCGACTTCACGCCGTACCGAGATATGCCCTCGTTCGCCCTGCAGTATAAGGCCCTCATCAAGATCGAGCAGGAGGGCGTTTACACCTTCACGACCGGATCGGACGATGGCAGCAAGCTTTGGATCGACGGCGCGCTCGTGGTGAACAACGACTATGCGCAAGGGTATACGGAGCGCTCCGGCAAGGCCTACCTTTTGCCAGGCTGGTACCGGCTGGAGCTTGGCTATTTTGAGCAGCGCGAGGCGCGAAGGCTCGCGGCGTTTGTGGAAGGCCCAGGCATGGGCAGGACGGATTTGATGAAGGTTGCTGTTGTTGGGGGATAG
- a CDS encoding TlpA family protein disulfide reductase — MITTLLLSMVGAGLADDFNLSFVSSGMTAKMGGYVPVRAEMKSEATGVKKAPSSLSSPMYGTFVFGEKSFAFVLDEKADGSQALFVDSNADGDFTNDTPAKWDARKQGESTMYFGSATVKIDGQDAAVSMYRFDKNDPGRAALKNTVLYYGDFGYSGKATIGGKTYNVAMAGFPGDKARMWVDRNANGKSEGRSESVVVGSPFNFEGKSYVISYSGGKLSVGASEKQVEEIPLPPNLSVGQKVVPFDAETINGEKISFPKSYKGKVVLLDFWATWCGPCIAELPNVIKAYETHHDKGFEILGISLDQANMKDKVNAFTKERNMPWAQIYEGKFWDVSLVKRYGVEGIPFVLLVDGDTGEILADHSKLRGPQIVDTVGTALLNKSKGGK, encoded by the coding sequence ATGATTACAACTCTTCTCCTCAGCATGGTCGGCGCTGGATTAGCCGACGACTTTAACTTAAGCTTTGTGTCTTCCGGTATGACCGCGAAGATGGGCGGATATGTACCCGTCCGAGCCGAGATGAAATCCGAAGCAACCGGTGTCAAAAAGGCCCCGAGTTCACTGAGCTCTCCGATGTACGGAACGTTTGTCTTCGGCGAAAAGAGCTTTGCTTTCGTTCTTGACGAGAAAGCCGACGGCAGTCAGGCCCTCTTCGTCGACTCGAACGCCGACGGCGATTTCACCAACGACACACCCGCAAAATGGGACGCTCGCAAGCAGGGCGAATCGACCATGTACTTCGGCTCAGCCACGGTGAAAATTGATGGTCAAGATGCCGCGGTTTCAATGTACAGATTCGACAAGAACGATCCGGGCCGTGCAGCCCTAAAGAACACTGTTCTTTACTACGGGGACTTTGGATACTCAGGGAAAGCCACCATCGGTGGAAAGACGTACAACGTCGCTATGGCCGGATTCCCTGGCGATAAGGCTCGCATGTGGGTCGACCGCAACGCCAACGGCAAGAGCGAAGGACGCTCGGAATCGGTGGTCGTCGGCTCTCCATTTAACTTTGAAGGCAAGAGCTACGTCATTAGCTATTCCGGAGGCAAACTGAGCGTAGGCGCAAGCGAAAAGCAAGTTGAGGAGATTCCGCTCCCGCCAAACCTCAGCGTTGGCCAGAAGGTTGTCCCGTTTGATGCAGAGACAATCAACGGCGAAAAGATCAGCTTCCCCAAGAGCTACAAGGGCAAGGTCGTCCTTCTCGACTTCTGGGCAACCTGGTGCGGACCGTGTATCGCCGAACTCCCGAACGTGATTAAGGCTTACGAAACCCATCACGACAAGGGCTTCGAGATTTTAGGCATCAGCCTGGATCAGGCAAACATGAAGGACAAGGTCAACGCCTTCACCAAAGAGCGCAACATGCCTTGGGCTCAGATTTACGAAGGCAAGTTCTGGGATGTCTCCCTCGTGAAGCGTTACGGCGTGGAAGGTATTCCGTTCGTGCTGCTCGTCGATGGAGACACTGGCGAGATTCTCGCCGATCACTCGAAGCTTCGCGGCCCACAGATTGTGGATACCGTTGGAACAGCCCTCCTGAACAAGAGCAAAGGCGGCAAGTAA
- a CDS encoding methyl-accepting chemotaxis protein, with the protein MKWLSNLRIGRKLALSFGMCIGLMAVLGVVAFVRLNQLGGLSTRLAGEFQLAQTSGELSTRLLQFVRSEKNHILADTPAQMGPQRTHADGDRKDVEAKLEELKKEIFSPEGKVFLSKLDDLLPKYFANAEEVFKLSESNQKAKAETLSRSARPILDDIDESLSVYNKYNDALIVKEKQVTKSILFWSKATVITLLLFAIVVAILFAVIITRMISSALAEIGTAAKGLAVGDINQEIKIETKDEIGDLATEFKSLILHQRDMASIASAAALGDLSENVEPKSEGDVLGLSFATMIEHQRAMAEIAQTVASGDLTVSVQAKSENDSLGNAFATMILNLRELIKHVGTATQAVALSSDSLNSAASETSSGSEEIAQTIQQVAKASSESAQTSGQIARGSEQLASGATSASDAMEKLEEAILQVQEGSHDQQLAASRANEIAMEGGQAVQQTISSMDRISKQVALSEQAVRELGQRQAQIGAIVQTIDEIAEQTNLLALNAAIEAARAGEHGRGFAVVAEEVRKLAERSSASTKEIADLISMIREGVENAIDSMTTSAQQVTEGTQASDAAKAALTEILDGIASVQTLAEKNGALVEGIGLNTRTVVEAIANVASVSEETAAGAEQMSAAAEETAAATEEASAAIQQQVAAIADVSRMSEDLRNTAQKLQDIVAKFKVEPSSNPVEVKQAA; encoded by the coding sequence ATGAAATGGCTTTCAAACCTAAGAATCGGGCGTAAGCTTGCGCTCAGTTTTGGCATGTGCATTGGCCTGATGGCAGTGCTTGGCGTCGTTGCCTTCGTCCGTCTTAATCAGCTCGGTGGTCTGTCGACGCGCCTAGCCGGGGAGTTTCAACTTGCACAAACAAGCGGAGAATTGAGTACAAGACTCCTTCAATTTGTGCGATCCGAAAAGAACCACATCTTGGCCGACACGCCGGCACAAATGGGACCTCAACGAACACACGCGGATGGTGATCGAAAAGATGTAGAGGCAAAGCTGGAAGAGCTCAAGAAGGAGATTTTTTCGCCAGAGGGCAAAGTTTTTCTTTCAAAACTCGATGACCTGCTACCGAAGTACTTTGCGAATGCCGAGGAAGTTTTTAAACTCTCCGAATCTAACCAGAAAGCGAAAGCTGAGACTCTTTCAAGAAGTGCACGCCCTATTCTAGACGACATTGACGAGTCGCTGTCGGTCTACAACAAATACAATGACGCGCTTATTGTTAAAGAAAAGCAGGTAACCAAGTCAATTCTGTTTTGGTCAAAGGCGACCGTTATCACTTTGTTGTTATTTGCAATAGTGGTCGCAATACTATTCGCGGTAATCATCACACGCATGATTTCTTCAGCGCTTGCCGAAATTGGAACTGCCGCAAAGGGCTTGGCTGTTGGCGACATCAATCAAGAGATCAAGATCGAGACTAAGGATGAAATTGGCGATCTTGCTACCGAATTCAAGAGCCTCATACTCCACCAGCGAGACATGGCCAGCATAGCCAGTGCAGCGGCTCTTGGCGATCTTAGTGAAAACGTTGAGCCGAAGTCTGAGGGCGATGTGCTGGGACTCTCGTTTGCAACGATGATCGAACATCAGCGAGCAATGGCGGAAATTGCCCAGACCGTTGCTAGCGGCGACCTCACCGTGAGTGTCCAAGCGAAGTCAGAGAACGACTCACTGGGCAACGCCTTCGCAACGATGATTCTCAATCTGCGCGAGCTCATCAAGCACGTTGGAACTGCAACTCAAGCAGTAGCTTTATCGAGCGATTCCCTCAATTCAGCTGCGTCAGAGACAAGCTCGGGGTCTGAAGAGATTGCCCAAACGATTCAGCAAGTGGCCAAGGCATCGTCAGAATCCGCTCAAACCAGCGGGCAGATCGCAAGGGGCAGCGAGCAACTTGCCTCTGGGGCAACATCCGCCAGCGACGCAATGGAGAAGCTTGAAGAGGCCATTCTTCAAGTGCAAGAGGGCAGTCATGACCAGCAGCTTGCAGCCTCCCGAGCCAACGAGATTGCGATGGAAGGTGGACAGGCGGTCCAGCAAACCATCTCAAGCATGGATCGTATCTCCAAGCAGGTCGCTCTATCGGAGCAGGCCGTCCGCGAACTTGGACAGCGGCAAGCTCAGATCGGCGCGATTGTTCAAACAATCGACGAAATTGCCGAGCAGACTAATCTGCTCGCACTCAACGCCGCGATTGAGGCTGCCCGAGCTGGCGAGCATGGACGCGGATTCGCCGTCGTTGCCGAAGAGGTACGCAAGCTTGCCGAGCGATCCAGCGCTAGCACCAAAGAGATTGCCGATCTCATCTCGATGATACGCGAAGGCGTAGAGAACGCTATCGACTCGATGACCACCAGCGCACAGCAGGTCACCGAGGGTACTCAAGCAAGCGATGCCGCAAAGGCAGCGCTCACGGAGATACTTGACGGTATCGCCAGCGTTCAAACACTTGCTGAGAAAAACGGCGCCCTTGTAGAGGGGATTGGACTAAACACGCGAACGGTCGTCGAGGCTATCGCCAATGTAGCTTCGGTTAGTGAAGAGACTGCTGCTGGCGCTGAGCAGATGAGCGCAGCCGCAGAAGAGACGGCCGCCGCGACAGAGGAAGCTTCGGCTGCCATTCAGCAGCAAGTAGCTGCGATCGCAGACGTGAGCCGAATGTCCGAAGACCTAAGAAACACAGCTCAAAAGCTGCAGGACATCGTAGCAAAGTTCAAAGTCGAACCCAGCTCCAATCCTGTTGAGGTCAAGCAGGCCGCCTAA
- a CDS encoding DUF559 domain-containing protein, with translation MPRKLKRLVEFARDNRVSATDAERQLWQYLKGKQIGFRFRQQHPLDDDFVVDFFCPEARIAVELDGSVHNGEEASDASRQRKIEELGILVIRFRNEEVYDNVEAVVRKIVEVCESRLGLRSARYLRKEEVPPPPRPSPVEGEGDFTS, from the coding sequence ATGCCAAGAAAGCTTAAGCGTCTCGTCGAGTTCGCCCGCGACAACCGCGTCAGCGCAACCGACGCCGAGCGGCAACTTTGGCAATATCTGAAGGGCAAACAAATAGGCTTTCGCTTCCGCCAACAACACCCACTCGACGACGATTTCGTCGTCGACTTCTTCTGTCCAGAGGCTCGGATAGCGGTTGAGCTTGACGGCTCAGTTCATAACGGAGAGGAGGCCTCTGACGCATCGCGTCAGAGGAAGATCGAGGAGCTTGGAATCTTGGTCATTCGATTTAGGAATGAGGAGGTTTATGACAATGTTGAGGCGGTGGTTCGGAAGATAGTTGAGGTTTGCGAGAGCAGGCTTGGGTTGAGAAGTGCGCGGTATTTGCGGAAAGAAGAAGTGCCACCCCCACCCCGTCCCTCCCCCGTCGAGGGGGAGGGTGACTTCACTTCATAA